The following are encoded in a window of Megalops cyprinoides isolate fMegCyp1 chromosome 16, fMegCyp1.pri, whole genome shotgun sequence genomic DNA:
- the LOC118790701 gene encoding FERM domain-containing protein 7, which yields MGESRGKFELFKSPDKSTARKSSKERKLRLRVIFLDDSEKIFDVDQRILGHDFFNKVCGYLKLLEKEYFGLEFRHHSGSYVWLELLKPLAKQVKNTTDLTFRFIVKFFPPDPGQLRKGLTRYLFALQIKQDLSNGSLTCNDNSAALLVSHILQSELGDYDEELDVQHLQNKQYVPNQEYLDHRIISLHKRHRGQTPSESDTQLLEVARKLDMYGIRPHAASDGEGMRINLAVTHMGVLVFQGNTKINTFSWAKIRKLSFKRKHFLIKLHAKIVPSRRDTVEFTMASRDVCKAFWRMCVEYHAFFRLSEEPRSHHKSLLSSKGSSFRYSGRTQKQLLDSLGRGEKRNLSFERKYCRTDFDARHCRSSPDLLTDVSKQLYEQTSSLPLSGSVEGGDRGGVRPDLRGKRSKSAVEVVFAAELERSQARAPLHPAPLPKPSSSTDMGAPQKAKSKTRQSRGSGGMAEGPRGLVLLYPNNPHLALHPVLPAFPLAAPVLMPGGAPSSRHTALLDDVVRSSSFSSPSSLSPLRRQRPRPSGPGLGVAGAGLGQGGRGCGFGSQLDFSRVEAGHFSDDSSYQAGLPGRSRSQSDVKSPRPPAHASEFRPLGHYPHLSRRQAPTRPTYLPLGSAPLPDRPASLCVLGASGSFSDSDSDVLYPYYCPALGKLLHAAPLVRMRISSGSLQLDEEEEEEEREEDSFNLSDSEAANPSLTASQH from the exons CAAAGGATCCTGGGACACGACTTCTTCAACAAGGTGTGTGGATACCtgaagctgctggagaaggagtACTTTGGGCTGGAGTTCCGTCACCATAGCGGCAGCTAC GTGTggctggagctgctgaagcCGCTGGCAAAGCAAGTTAAAA ACACCACTGACCTGACGTTCCGCTTCATTGTGAAGTTCTTCCCTCCAGACCCCGGGCAGCTGCGGAAGGGACTGACCAG GTATCTGTTTGCGCTGCAGATCAAGCAGGATCTTTCCAACGGGAGCCTCACATGTAATGACAacagcgccgccctgctggtATCCCACATATTACAGT CAGAACTGGGGGACTATGATGAGGAGCTGGATGTGCAGCACCTGCAGAACAAGCAGTACGTGCCCAACCAGGAGTACCTGGACCACAGGATCATCAGCCTGCACAAGCGGCACAG AGGACAGACCCCCTCGGAGTCAGACACGCAGCTGCTGGAAGTGGCGCGCAAACTGGACATGTACGGCATCCGGCCCCACGCCGCGAGCGATGGAGAGGGCATGCGGATCAACCTGGCCGTCACACACATGGGCGTGCTGGTGTTCCAG ggCAACACAAAAATCAACACATTCAGCTGGGCCAAAATTCGCAAGCTGAGCTTTaagaggaaacattttttgataaAACTTCATGCAAAGATTGTG CCCTCTCGCAGGGACACGGTGGAGTTCACCATGGCCAGCCGGGACGTGTGCAAGGCCTTCTGGAGGATGTGTGTGGAGTACCACGCCTTCTTCCGCCTGTCTGAGGAGCCCAGATCCCACCACAAATCCCTGCTCTCCAGCAAGGGCTCCAGCTTCAGATACAG TGGCAGAACACAGAAGCAGCTCCTGGACtctctggggaggggggagaagagaAACCTGTCCTTTGAAAg GAAGTACTGCAGGACGGACTTTGATGCACGGCACTGCAGGTCCTCTCCTGATCTCCTCACCGACGTTTCCAAACAG ctgtaTGAGCAGACCTCGTCCCTGCCACTGTCGGGCAGTGTGGAGGGTGGGGACAGGGGCGGGGTCCGTCCGGATCTGAGAGGGAAGCGCAGCAAGTCTGCGGTGGAGGTGGTGTTCGCGGCCGAGCTGGAGCGCTCCCAGGCCCGggcccccctccaccccgcccccctccccaaaccctcctcctccactgacATGGGAGCGCCACAGAAGGCCAAGAGCAAGACGCGTCAGTCCCGCGGCAGCGGCGGCATGGCGGAGGGCCCGCGGGGGctggtgctgctgtaccccAACAACCCCCACCTGGCGCTGCACCCCGTCCTGCCCGCCTTCCCGCTGGCCGCGCCCGTGCTCATGCCTGGGGGCGCCCCCTCTTCCCGCCACACTGCCCTGCTGGACGACGTGGTCcgctcctccagcttctccagccCGTCCTCGCTGTCCCCCCTGCGGCGCCAGCGGCCCCGCCCCAGCGGGCCGGGCCTGGGTGTGGCGGGGGCGGGGCTCGGTCAGGGCGGGCGGGGCTGCGGCTTCGGCAGCCAGCTGGACTTCAGCAGGGTGGAGGCGGGCCACTTCAGCGACGACTCCAGCTACCAGGCGGGGCTCCCGGGCCGGTCCCGCAGCCAGTCCGACGTCAAGTCCCCGCGGCCCCCCGCCCACGCCTCCGAATTCCGCCCCCTGGGACACTACCCTCACCTGTCCCGCCGCCAGGCCCCCACCCGACCCACCTACCTCCCGCTGGGCTCTGCCCCCCTGCCTGACCGCCCCGCCTCCCTCTGCGTGCTGGGCGCGTCTGGGAGCTTCAGCGACTCGGATTCAGATGTCCTGTACCCCTACTACTGCCCCGCCCTGGGCAAGCTGCTGCACGCCGCCCCGCTGGTGCGCATGCGCATCTCCTCCGGCAGCCTGCAGCtggacgaggaagaggaggaggaggagcgcg